A DNA window from Betta splendens chromosome 6, fBetSpl5.4, whole genome shotgun sequence contains the following coding sequences:
- the pllp gene encoding plasmolipin isoform X1: MTLRVTWEVPGRGRGVCCQWDRFTDYWTHSTVMADFPSKVTTETSASQAQSPQQGGNRFQELTSNITATVDMSFIQSLPAVLMMIEIGLGLIHWALIASAYYTLVPAYGWVMFVAVTLWILTTILFLMILCDTLRHLPAVPWPLTVMVYQAVAAVLYLTAFLTNAATVNHFWVFHFSYNHMAAAAFFGAAVTIAYGASAYFSYMDWRGDGGNAATTTVPT, from the exons ATGACTCTTAGAGTCACATGGGAGGTGCCTGGGAGAGGCAGAG GCGTTTGCTGTCAGTGGGATCGTTTCACAGACTACTGGACACACTCCACAGTCATGGCAGACTTCCCTTCCAAAGTTACGACGGAGACCAGCGCCTCCCAGGCCCAGAGTCCTCAGCAGGGGGGCAACCGTTTCCAGGAGCTGACTTCTAACATCACCGCCACCGTGGACATGTCCTTTATCCAGAGCCTCCCAGCCGTCCTCATGATGATTGAAATA GGTCTGGGGCTCATTCACTGGGCGCTAATAGCCAGCGCTTACTACACGCTGGTGCCGGCGTACGGCTGGGTGATGTTTGTGGCAGTCACACTGTGGATCCTCACCACCATCCTGTTTCTCATGATCCTCTGTGACACCCTGCGGCACCTCCCCGCTGTCCCCTGGCCGCTGACG gTGATGGTCTACCAGGCCGTAGCCGCCGTTCTCTATCTCACTGCCTTCCTGACCAATGCAGCGACTGTCAATCATTTCTGGGTTTTCCATTTTTCCTACAACCATAtggcggctgctgct TTCTTTGGGGCTGCAGTGACCATAGCATATGGTGCCAGTGCTTACTTCTCTTACATGGACTGGAGGGGAGACGGAGGAAATGCTGCCACCACCACCGTGCCCACCTAG
- the arl2bp gene encoding ADP-ribosylation factor-like protein 2-binding protein: MDIREGNTSCGENIVEMVDLDEESFAISSSSAADTDFDSIIGCIEDIIMEEEFQQLQQSFMQKHYLEFEDSDENKLSYTPIFNEYVDLLEKHLEQQLIERIPEFNMSTFINLLMEHKDEVPADIFDMLLTFTDFMAFKEMFLEYRAEKEGRGLDLTQGLVVTSLISAGSKQRSSIELQ, encoded by the exons ACACTAGTTGTGGAGAGAACATTGTAGAAATGGTGGACCTGGACGAAGAAAGTTTTGCTATTTCAAG TTcttcagctgcagacactgaTTTTGATTCCATTATTGGCTGCATAGAGGACATCATCATGG AGGAGGaatttcagcagcttcagcagagcTTTATGCAGAAACATTACCTGGAGTTTGAAGATTCTGATGAGAACAAACTCAGCTACACGCCTATCTTCAATGAATAT GTTGACCTGCTGGAGAAGCACttagagcagcagctcataGAGAGGATACCTGAATTTAACATGAGCACTTTCATAAATCTCCTTAT GGAACACAAAGACGAAGTCCCAGCAGACATCTTTGACATGTTGCTGACATTCACTGACTTTATGGCTTTCAAGGAGATGTTTCTGGAATACAGAGCG GAGAAGGAGGGCCGAGGATTGGACCTGACTCAAGGGCTTGTGGTTACATCACTAATCTCTGCAGGCTCCAAACAACGCAGCTCAATTGAGTTACAGTAA
- the pllp gene encoding plasmolipin isoform X2 produces MADFPSKVTTETSASQAQSPQQGGNRFQELTSNITATVDMSFIQSLPAVLMMIEIGLGLIHWALIASAYYTLVPAYGWVMFVAVTLWILTTILFLMILCDTLRHLPAVPWPLTVMVYQAVAAVLYLTAFLTNAATVNHFWVFHFSYNHMAAAAFFGAAVTIAYGASAYFSYMDWRGDGGNAATTTVPT; encoded by the exons ATGGCAGACTTCCCTTCCAAAGTTACGACGGAGACCAGCGCCTCCCAGGCCCAGAGTCCTCAGCAGGGGGGCAACCGTTTCCAGGAGCTGACTTCTAACATCACCGCCACCGTGGACATGTCCTTTATCCAGAGCCTCCCAGCCGTCCTCATGATGATTGAAATA GGTCTGGGGCTCATTCACTGGGCGCTAATAGCCAGCGCTTACTACACGCTGGTGCCGGCGTACGGCTGGGTGATGTTTGTGGCAGTCACACTGTGGATCCTCACCACCATCCTGTTTCTCATGATCCTCTGTGACACCCTGCGGCACCTCCCCGCTGTCCCCTGGCCGCTGACG gTGATGGTCTACCAGGCCGTAGCCGCCGTTCTCTATCTCACTGCCTTCCTGACCAATGCAGCGACTGTCAATCATTTCTGGGTTTTCCATTTTTCCTACAACCATAtggcggctgctgct TTCTTTGGGGCTGCAGTGACCATAGCATATGGTGCCAGTGCTTACTTCTCTTACATGGACTGGAGGGGAGACGGAGGAAATGCTGCCACCACCACCGTGCCCACCTAG
- the tgm2l gene encoding protein-glutamine gamma-glutamyltransferase 2, with protein MANSRGLGFEVDLRSRQNNSAHRTREIDQQRLIVRRGQPFSITLQCSDSLPPKHHLELVLHLGKRDEVVTKLQKQRGAGDKWWFEQQEAQDELLLTLHSPADAVVGCYRLVALLMSPQGQILKKMDDMKFHLLFNPWCKDDAVYLPDERLLQEYIMNEHGVIYMGAWDHINSIPWNYGQFEDNVMDICFEMLDNSLEALKDSKMDLENRCDPVYVGRTLTAMVNSNDDRGVLTGRWFEPYSPGVPPYRWSGSVPILRQWSKAGARAVKYGQCWVFAGVACTVLRCLGIPTRLITNFSSAHDVDGNLALDFVTNKKETENEKSDSKWNFHCWVESWMTRKDLPKGNDGWQVLDPTPQELSDGVFCCGPCPVNAIKEGNLGVKYDAAFVFAEVNADIVYWMLQGNGQRQKMSVDVASVGKNISTKSVYGDQREDVTLNYKYPEGSKEERDVYKKAGRRSTDETTKPARLKLSIKHAKPVFGTDFDVIFEVENQGGEQANAQLTLQATTVTYNALHRGDCCRKSLSVTVPAHQTHQEVLRLRYEHYAKHASEHPVVRAMAVLEARDENEPIMAVTNIPLETPELLVQVPGKALLTEKVTAFISFINPLPVPLKGGVFTVEGAGLLPATEIPVSGDISPGQKMSVKLSFVPMRPGVRKLLVDFDSDRLKGIKGVATVVIRKIYSPIFY; from the exons ATGGCTAACAGCAGAG GTCTGGGTTTCGAGGTGGATCTAAGGAGCCGTCAGAACAACTCGGCCCACCGCACCCGGGAGATCGATCAGCAGCGCTTGATCGTCCGCAGAGGTCAGCCGTTCTCCATCACGCTGCAGTGCTCTGACTCTCTGCCCCCCAAACACCACCTGGAACTGGTCCTGCACCTCG GTAAGAGAGACGAGGTCGTGACCAAGCTTCAGAAGCAGCGCGGGGCCGGAGACAAGTGGTGgtttgagcagcaggaggcccaggatgagctgctgctgacgctaCACAGTCCAGCGGATGCCGTCGTTGGCTGCTACCGCCTGGTGGCGCTCCTCATGTCGCCACAGGGCCAAATCCTGAAAAAGATGGACGACATGAAGTTCCACCTGCTCTTCAACCCCTGGTGCAAAG ATGATGCGGTGTACCTCCCTGATGAGAGGCTGCTCCAGGAGTATATCATGAACGAGCATGGAGTTATTTACATGGGGGCCTGGGATCACATCAACAGCATTCCCTGGAATTATGGACAG TTTGAGGACAATGTGATGGACATCTGCTTCGAAATGCTGGACAACTCCCTAGAAGCCCTGAAGGATTCAAAGATGGACTTGGAGAACAGATGTGACCCCGTCTATGTGGGCAGGACCCTCActgccatg GTGAACTCCAATGACGACAGAGGCGTGCTGACCGGCCGCTGGTTTGAGCCGTACTCTCCTGGAGTACCTCCGTACAGGTGGAGCGGCAGCGTGCCCATTCTGCGCCAGTGGAGCAAGGCCGGAGCCAGAGCAGTGAAGTACGGCCAGTGCTGGGTGTTTGCTGGCGTCGCCTGCACAG TGCTGCGTTGTCTCGGAATCCCAACTCGCCTCATCACCAACTTCTCGTCAGCGCACGATGTCGATGGAAACCTGGCTCTGGACTTTGTGACGAATAAAAAGGAGACTGAGAATGAAAAGAGCGACTCAAAGtg GAACTTCCACTGTTGGGTCGAGTCCTGGATGACGAGAAAGGATCTTCCCAAAGGAAACGACGGCTGGCAGGTTTTGGACCCCACACCTCAAGAGCTGAGTGACG GTGTGTTTTGCTGCGGCCCATGTCCAGTGAACGCCATCAAAGAGGGGAATCTGGGCGTGAAGTACGACGCTGCGTTCGTCTTCGCTGAGGTCAACGCTGACATCGTCTACTGGATGCTTCAGGGAAACGGCCAGCGCCAGAAG ATGAGCGTCGACGTCGCCAGCGTGGGCAAAAACATCAGTACCAAAAGTGTTTACGGGGACCAGCGAGAAGACGTGACTCTGAACTACAAGTACCCTGAAG GATccaaggaggagagagacgtgTACAAAAAGGCCGGACGCCGGAGCACAGACGAGACGACCAAACCGGCACGGCTgaagctgtcaatcaaacacgCCAAGCCTGTGTTTGGTACAGACTTTGATGTGATATTTGAG GTGGAAAATCAAGGAGGCGAACAGGCTAATGCTCAGCTGACCCTCCAGGCCACGACTGTCACCTACAACGCCCTCCACCGAGGAGACTGCTGCAGGAAGAGCCTCAGCGTGACCGTGCCGGCTCACCAAA CCCACCAGGAAGTGCTGCGTCTGCGTTATGAGCACTACGCCAAGCACGCCTCTGAACACCCGGTGGTCAGGGCGATGGCGGTGTTAGAGGCCAGGGATGAGAACGAGCCCATCATGGCCGTGACAAACATCCCACTGGAAACACCTGAGCTCCTGGTGCAG GTGCCAGGAAAGGCTCTGCTGACGGAGAAAGTGACGGCCTTCATCTCCTTCATCAACCCTTTGCCGGTTCCACTGAAGGGCGGTGTGTTCACTGTGGAGGGAGCTGGCCTGCTGCCTGCCACCGAGATCCCAGTGAG TGGAGACATCTCTCCGGGCCAGAAGATGTCTGTCAAGCTGTCCTTCGTACCGATGCGACCTGGagtgaggaagctgctggtggaCTTTGACTCTGACAGGCTCAAGGGCATAAAGGGAGTCGCCACCGTGGTGATCCGCAAAATATACAGCCCGATATTTTATTAA